The genomic DNA GAATGACGAGAACACCCCTCTTGTGTTGATAAGCGGCGGAGTCGGAATCACCCCGATGATGAGCATGCTTGAAACAACCTTCAGGAATCAGCCGTCGAGAACGGTCTCTTTCATCCATGCGTCCCGGAATGAAGCGGTCCAGCCTTTCAAAGCAGAAGTGGAAAGAGTGATTCAAGGTCACCCCGACGCGAAGTGTTCCTTTGTATATGGGACCCTGTCTCTATCGGAAGAGCACTTGGAGGATGATGGGGCAGACTATTATGTATGCGGTCCTGTAATGTTCATGAAGGCTGTAATAGAGAGGTTGAAACAACTCGGAGTACCAGTAGCCAAGATCCATTATGAATTCTTCGGACCCGGCCTTGATCTCGCGGGTGTGGAAGAAGTAGAAAAAACGCATTCATAAGACAAAAGGGTTCCGGTACCGGAACCCTTTCTTCATGATCAGAGACGATGTTCGTCCTGATCTACCCTGTTCTTGAACGCTTCCTGCGTCACGATATATTCTTCATCGCCCGCCGGTTTTTCAGAATGTGGTTTCTCTTCTCCGCCATTTGGGAAGTTCCCGGGATGGCCTTTTTTCTTTGATTCGTATGCTTTTCCGCGTGACATATTCTTCACTCCTTATGGATGGATGAGGATAGTTTTTACTTCGCAGGGTGGAAATATGTCAAGGAATCGTCGCATGGAGGATGAGTCTTCAGGTGAATATGGACTATACTGGTAGTAAGGAGGGATGGGAATGGATTTTTCAACGTTGATGTCAGAGCAGCGGATCAGGAAGGCCTATGAAGATGGAGAGTTCAATGAACTTCCGGGTTTCGGGAAACCGATGGATCTGAATGATGATGCCGGGATTCCCGAAGAGTTGAAGATGGCCCATCGGATGATGAAGAATGCCGGGTACTCAACGGAAGAGGCGGGACTGAAGCGGGAGATGATGAGGATCGAGGATCTGATGAGGACATGTGAAGATGATACAGAAGCCAAGGCGCTCCAGAAGGACCTGAATGAAAAGGTGCTCAAGTACAATGCCATGCTGTCGAAAAAGCGGGTGAAGACGAATTCATCTGTATTCAAGGACTACCAGCGCTCCATTGAAGATAAGCTGATGGGCTGAGAAAAAGCATGAAGGAAAGGGAACGGGACCCTTTCCTTCATGCTTTTTTGTTTATTTACGCGGTTCGTCGGGCCGGAACAGGAAAAGGGAGATGACGCCGGAGAGCAGGGCACCGCCAACGATGAGCAGGGCACGTTCCCTTCCTGCCAGTTCTGAGTATTGTGTAGTGACCATCCAGTTTGCCGCGATGGCGACAAGAACCATGATGGCCAGGATCGTAATGATTCGACGTTTCAAGATGACACATCCTTTGTTGATTCATTGCTCTTAGTTTATCATAGAACGCTTCCGCTCAGCCAAGAAATGAATAGTAGTGGATTCCTACTCAAAAAAAGTAAAACGGGTCCGATATTAG from Rossellomorea marisflavi includes the following:
- a CDS encoding DUF1992 domain-containing protein: MDFSTLMSEQRIRKAYEDGEFNELPGFGKPMDLNDDAGIPEELKMAHRMMKNAGYSTEEAGLKREMMRIEDLMRTCEDDTEAKALQKDLNEKVLKYNAMLSKKRVKTNSSVFKDYQRSIEDKLMG